In the genome of Lathyrus oleraceus cultivar Zhongwan6 chromosome 4, CAAS_Psat_ZW6_1.0, whole genome shotgun sequence, the window TTGGATAGTTCTCTTCATGAGGCTTCAACTGACGAGAGGCATATGCTACAACCTGGCCACTATGCATTAACACCCATCCTAATCCTTTCTTAGAGGCATCACAAAATACTTCATAAGACTTACTAGGGTCGAGGATGATTAAAACAGGAGCAATTGTTAGCTTTTCCTTCAGACTCATGAAACTCTTCTCACACTTTGAATCCCATTTAAAATAAATTTCCTTTCGGGTAAGTCTAGTCATTGGTAAGGCTATCTACGAAAACCCCTTTATAAATCTCCGATAGTAACCTGCCAAACCCAAGAAACTTTTGACTTCGGAAGCATTCTTCGGTCTTTCCCAATTAATAACTGCTTCGACTTTAGATGGATCCACTGATACTCCTCCTTGTGATATGACATGAACAAGAAACTTCACTTCGTCcatccaaaattcacacttacTTAACTTGGCAAAAAGTTATTTTTCTTGCAATACTGATATAACAGTCCTTAGATGTTCTCCGTGCTCTTGTGGAGTATGAGAATAAATAAGAATGTCATCAATAAAGATCACCATGAATTGGTCCACGTAAGGTTGAAATATCCAATTCATATAGTCCATGAAAATAGCAGGGGAATTcgtcacaccaaaaggcattacaagAAACTCATAATAACCATATCGGGTTCTAAATGTGGTCTTCGGGACATCTGAATTCTTAACTCTTATTTGATGATAGCCTTATTGTAAATCAATCTTCAAGAACACACAAGCTCCTTTCAACTGATCTAGCAAATCATCTATCCTTGGAAGGGGGTACTTGCTCTTAATGGTGACTTTATTCAACTGGCGATAATCAATACACAGCCGCATACTACCATCCTTCTTCTTCAATAATAACACTAGAGCTCCCCATGGTGAGACACTAGGTCAGATGAAATGCTTGGTTAACAACTCTTCCAATTGATCCTTCAACTCTCTCAACTCGAGTGGCGACATACGATACGGGGAAACATAGATTGGAGACGTCCCAGGTATCAGATCAATAGAGAATTCCACTTCCCTTTCCGGAGGAAGAGAAGTGACATCCTCAAGGAAAATTTCTGGAAATTCACAAACAATGGGAATTTGTGTAACACTCAGATTGTCGCTAGGTTCCTTGGTGAGAACCAAGAGAATTGACTTTTCCTTCTCAAATAAGAAATTAACCATGCCAACCGTACCTTCCAAGATAGTAGTTAATACATCCTTTGGAGTATCTTCACTAGATTGAATGATAATCAACTTCTCTTCACATCCAATAAACACCGAATTGGCGGAAAGCCAATCCGTCCCCAAAACCACATCAACCTTCTCAAGTGGTAAACAAATAAGATCAATCTGGAAAATTCTACCATTCACTGAGAGcgaacaattttcacaaatcaacgGTGTCTCAACCACATCATCCATGGCGGTATTAACCACCATAGGAGTAGACAAGGGAATTGCTTGCAAGCCAAGATGCTTCATGCACTGAATTGATACAAAAGAGTGTGTCGCCCCACAATCAAACAATATAAAACAAGGACGATCGTTGACGAGACACATACCAGCAATTAAGGCATTGTTGCTCTTAGCCTTCCTTGCATCCAAAGTATAAACTCGACCAGTGTTCCTCCCTTGCATCTGATTCTTATTTTGAGGGTAATCCCTAGCCATGTGTCCCTCCCTCTGACAAGTAAAACACTTAATTCCATTGTTGCATCATCTGTTGCATGAATTGGTTCTGTTGCTGCTGCATCTATTGCACAAACTGAGGCCATTGAAAACCTTCACTACCACTTGGCGGTTCAGAGTCGGATTTCTGAGTTCTGGGTCTACCATGACCTCTGCGTCTATCAGCCATGATCCAAAATGTCATACAAATAAGATTAAGTTGACCAGGCTCAATACAATGAATATAACATCAAGGACAATGATGACAACCCACATATGATGCCGAAAGAAATACTTATAACATCTCATGGTTAGGTCGAGGAtacgacctgctctgataccaattgtaac includes:
- the LOC127136435 gene encoding uncharacterized protein LOC127136435, which produces MARDYPQNKNQMQGRNTGRVYTLDARKAKSNNALIAGMCLVNDRPCFILFDCGATHSFVSIQCMKHLGLQAIPLSTPMVVNTAMDDVVETPLICENCSLSVNGRIFQIDLICLPLEKVDVVLGTDWLSANSVFIGCEEKLIIIQSSEDTPKDVLTTILEGTVGMVNFLFEKEKSILLVLTKEPSDNLSVTQIPIVCEFPEIFLEDVTSLPPEREVEFSIDLIPGTSPIYVSPYRMSPLELRELKDQLEELLTKHFI